The following proteins come from a genomic window of Populus nigra chromosome 6, ddPopNigr1.1, whole genome shotgun sequence:
- the LOC133696044 gene encoding LOW QUALITY PROTEIN: nicotianamine synthase 3-like (The sequence of the model RefSeq protein was modified relative to this genomic sequence to represent the inferred CDS: inserted 1 base in 1 codon): protein MGCQEELLIEKVCEIYDKLSRLENLNPSKQVNSLFTQLVQTCMSQCHIDITKLNERVQAIRCKLIKLCGKAEAXLEIHFATLIGSHDKPLNHIKIFPYYSNYLKLSQVEFSMLNKICSRVPKHIAFVGSGPLPLTSIILATNHLRTTCFHNFDIDPSANAKAIQLVSSDSELSKRMFFHTADIMNVSSSLKQYEVVFLAALVGMDREEKVRVIKHLADHIAPGTLLLMRSANGARAFLYPVIDPCDLQGFEVLSVFHPLDDVINSVIIARKHSQG, encoded by the exons ATGGGTTGCCAGGAAGAGCTGTTGATAGAAAAGGTTTGTGAGATCTACGACAAACTTTCGAGGTTAGAAAACCTCAATCCTTCCAAGCAAGTTAATTCTCTCTTCACCCAACTTGTACAAACGTGTATGAGCCAATGCCACATTGACATTACCAAATTGAATGAAAGAGTTCAAGCTATTAGGTGTAAGTTAATTAAGCTTTGTGGGAAAGCCGAGG TCTTAGAAATCCATTTCGCTACCCTCATAGGATCTCATGACAAACCACTTAACCATATCAAGATCTTCCCTTACTATTCCAATTACCTTAAGCTCAGCCAAGTAGAGTTTTCCATGCTTAACAAAATTTGCAGTCGAGTTCCTAAACATATTGCCTTTGTGGGTTCTGGTCCTCTTCCCCTCACCTCGATCATCCTGGCTACTAATCATTTAAGGACTACTTGCTTTCATAACTTTGACATCGACCCTTCAGCAAATGCCAAAGCCATCCAGCTAGTTTCATCAGATTCAGAATTGTCAAAACGAATGTTCTTCCACACTGCAGATATTATGAATGTGTCGAGCAGCTTAAAACAATATGAAGTTGTTTTCCTGGCAGCTCTGGTAGGCATGGACAGAGAAGAAAAAGTTCGGGTCATTAAACACTTGGCCGACCACATAGCTCCTGGAACTTTACTGTTAATGAGGTCGGCAAATGGTGCTCGAGCCTTCCTATATCCTGTCATTGATCCTTGTGATCTTCAGGGCTTCGAAGTTCTATCAGTCTTTCATCCTTTGGACGATGTCATCAATTCAGTTATTATTGCACGTAAACATTCTCAAGGGTGA
- the LOC133696400 gene encoding flavin mononucleotide hydrolase 1, chloroplatic isoform X1, which produces MAVALTVRAVHVPLKKILPKSTRNNNLNYRKKKMMPIVSSFPIRMEQNVNNRKLPILLFDIMDTIVRDPFYHDVAPFFGMSFEELIESKHPTAWIEFEEGRVDEMELARKFFKDKRSFDLEGLKNCMRRGYSYIDGIEELLCNLKENNYEMHAFTNYPIWYRLIEEKLNISTYLSWTFCSCMIGKRKPDPDFYLEVIRHLKVDPTSCIFIDDRLRNVKAAIEIGINGLQFKNANLLRQDLSKMGIDISTDDG; this is translated from the exons ATGGCAGTGGCCCTGACAGTGAGAGCAGTGCATGTCCCTCTGAAAAAAATCCtaccaaaatcaacaagaaataACAACCTCAACtacaggaagaagaagatgatgccAATCGTTTCTTCCTTCCCCATCAGGATGGAGCAGAACGTTAATAACAGAAAGCTTCCTATACTCCTTTTTGACATCATGGACACCATTGTTCGCGACCCATTTTACCATGACGTTGCTCCTTTCTTCGG AATGTCTTTCGAGGAATTAATAGAATCCAAGCACCCAACTGCTTGGATTGAATTTGAAGAGGGGAGGGTTGATGAG ATGGAGTTGGCAAGAAAATTCTTCAAAGACAAAAGATCTTTTGATTTAGAAG GCCTCAAAAACTGTATGAGGAGAGGATATTCCTATATAGATGGTATTGAAGAGCTGCTTtgcaatttaaaagaaaataactatgaGATGCATGCTTTTACAAATTATCCTATCTG GTACAGACTGATTGAAGAGAAGCTAAATATCTCAACATATTTATCTTGGACATTTTGTTCTTGTATGATTG GAAAGAGGAAGCCTGATCCTGATTTCTATCTGGAAGTCATAAGACATCTTAAAGTTGATCCAACAAGCTGCATTTTTATTGATGACAG GTTGAGAAATGTAAAAGCTGCAATTGAAATTGGCATTAATGGCCTGCAATTCAAGAATGCAAATTTGCTGCGTCAAGATTTGTCTAAGATGGGGATTGATATATCAACAGATGACGGCTAA
- the LOC133696400 gene encoding flavin mononucleotide hydrolase 1, chloroplatic isoform X2 translates to MAVALTVRAVHVPLKKILPKSTRNNNLNYRKKKMMPIVSSFPIRMEQNVNNRKLPILLFDIMDTIVRDPFYHDVAPFFGMSFEELIESKHPTAWIEFEEGRVDEMELARKFFKDKRSFDLEGLKNCMRRGYSYIDGIEELLCNLKENNYEMHAFTNYPIWYRLIEEKLNISTYLSWTFCSCMIGKRKPDPDFYLEVIRHLKVDPTSCIFIDDRGGTSAWVAGPCLPQKKFKNQF, encoded by the exons ATGGCAGTGGCCCTGACAGTGAGAGCAGTGCATGTCCCTCTGAAAAAAATCCtaccaaaatcaacaagaaataACAACCTCAACtacaggaagaagaagatgatgccAATCGTTTCTTCCTTCCCCATCAGGATGGAGCAGAACGTTAATAACAGAAAGCTTCCTATACTCCTTTTTGACATCATGGACACCATTGTTCGCGACCCATTTTACCATGACGTTGCTCCTTTCTTCGG AATGTCTTTCGAGGAATTAATAGAATCCAAGCACCCAACTGCTTGGATTGAATTTGAAGAGGGGAGGGTTGATGAG ATGGAGTTGGCAAGAAAATTCTTCAAAGACAAAAGATCTTTTGATTTAGAAG GCCTCAAAAACTGTATGAGGAGAGGATATTCCTATATAGATGGTATTGAAGAGCTGCTTtgcaatttaaaagaaaataactatgaGATGCATGCTTTTACAAATTATCCTATCTG GTACAGACTGATTGAAGAGAAGCTAAATATCTCAACATATTTATCTTGGACATTTTGTTCTTGTATGATTG GAAAGAGGAAGCCTGATCCTGATTTCTATCTGGAAGTCATAAGACATCTTAAAGTTGATCCAACAAGCTGCATTTTTATTGATGACAG GGGCGGCACATCAGCTTGGGTTGCGGGGCCATGCCTcccccaaaaaaaattcaaaaatcaattttag
- the LOC133697900 gene encoding basic leucine zipper 1-like, with translation MPPSFAKAGSSGSEIDPPNAMVDEKRRKRMISNRESARRSRMKRQKYMEDLVTEKSILERKIHEDNKKYAALWQRHFALESDNKVLTDEKLKLAEYLKNLQQVLASYNVIESDQDLEVSDRFLNPWQVHGSVKFITASGMFKV, from the coding sequence atgcCACCATCCTTTGCAAAGGCAGGTTCGTCAGGCTCTGAAATTGACCCACCAAATGCTATGGTTgatgagaagagaagaaaaagaatgatCTCAAATAGAGAATCTGCAAGGCGGTCGAGAATGAAGAGGCAAAAGTATATGGAAGATTTGGTTACTGAAAAATCTATCTTGGAGAGAAAGATACAtgaagacaataaaaaatatgctgCACTTTGGCAAAGGCATTTTGCTCTCGAATCAGACAATAAAGTCTTGACGGATGAAAAGTTGAAGTTGGCAGAATATTTGAAGAACTTGCAACAAGTTCTTGCAAGTTATAATGTCATTGAATCTGATCAGGATCTAGAAGTTTCAGACCGATTTTTGAACCCATGGCAAGTTCATGGTTCAGTGAAGTTCATCACAGCTTCTGGGATGTTCAAAGTTTAG
- the LOC133696026 gene encoding glucan endo-1,3-beta-glucosidase, basic vacuolar isoform, giving the protein MASFSSRSRTSSLTAAMLLLLGVLFMANLDLTGAQVGICYGMMGNNLPPATEVIALYKQYNIKRMRLYDPNQAALNALRDSGIEVMLGVPNSDLQRLSNPSDANNWVKNNVLNFWPRVKFRYIAVGNEISPVNGGTSWMAPFVLPALVNVFNAVRAAGLQDQIKVSIAVDMTLIGTSYPPSAGAFRGDVISYLAPIVGHLSYAKTPLFANIYTYFSYSGNPRDISLPYSLFTSPSVLVWDNGRGYQNLFDAMLDSLYSALERLGGGNTLDVVVSESGWPSAGGFGTTSDNAGTYLSNLIRHVKGGTPKRPGKAIETYIFAMFDENQKQPELEKHFGAFSPNKQPKYNLNFGGHRNWDLSTEQNATVSLKSDM; this is encoded by the exons ATGGCTAGCTTTTCTTCAAGAAGTAGGACTAGTTCCTTAACGGCTGCAATGCTCCTCCTCCTAGGAGTGCTCTTCATGGCAAACCTTGACCTGACAG GAGCTCAAGTAGGAATTTGCTATGGAATGATGGGCAACAACCTTCCTCCTGCCACAGAGGTTATAGCTCTCTACAAACAATACAATATCAAGCGGATGAGACTCTACGATCCAAATCAGGCAGCTCTGAATGCTCTCAGAGATTCAGGCATTGAAGTTATGCTAGGTGTCCCAAATTCAGATCTTCAAAGACTTTCCAACCCCTCCGATGCAAATAACTGGGTAAAAAATAATGTACTCAACTTCTGGCCACGTGTCAAGTTCAGGTACATAGCTGTTGGCAACGAAATTAGTCCTGTCAATGGCGGCACATCCTGGATGGCCCCATTTGTTTTGCCTGCCTTGGTAAATGTATTTAATGCTGTAAGAGCAGCAGGCCTTCAGGACCAAATCAAGGTCTCAATTGCAGTTGACATGACCCTGATAGGAACTTCCTATCCTCCCTCAGCAGGTGCTTTCAGGGGTGATGTTATTTCATACTTGGCCCCAATTGTTGGACACCTATCATACGCAAAGACGCCTTTGTTTGCTAATATTTACACTTATTTTAGCTATTCTGGTAACCCGCGAGACATCTCCCTTCCCTATTCTTTGTTTACCTCACCATCAGTACTTGTATGGGACAATGGTCGCGGTTATCAGAATCTTTTTGATGCGATGTTGGATTCCTTGTACTCCGCCCTCGAGAGACTCGGAGGAGGTAACACTTTGGATGTTGTTGTGTCCGAGAGTGGATGGCCGTCGGCAGGAGGATTCGGAACAACATCTGATAACGCAGGTACTTATCTCTCGAATTTGATTAGGCATGTGAAAGGAGGTACGCCGAAGAGGCCTGGCAAAGCTATAGAGACTTACATATTCGCCATGTTCGATGAAAATCAGAAGCAACCAGAGTTGGAGAAACACTTTGGTGCATTCTCCCCGAATAAACAACCTaaatataatctcaatttcGGTGGACACAGAAACTGGGATCTTTCTACGGAACAAAACGCGACAGTTTCCCTTAAGAGTGATATGTAA